From Pyrenophora tritici-repentis strain M4 chromosome 1, whole genome shotgun sequence, the proteins below share one genomic window:
- a CDS encoding WD40 repeat protein, protein MAWQSPSAMNGGGQNGGGDGNAPAGTEYTLQGVMRFLQLEWHNHERARNAWDIERAEMKAKIAKQEGEVRSAKKLNDQLNKHIRMLEHALTNERKKKTEAAGGDAQAMTDDKADTKGKKSNMNSTKPQNKKHNSFLDVDSDFLDRSEAERDSLREKSKLYLTKCVEEITYLLTPPPQAPSQQQNLQALANGTGFLNHGEPSMDDIYLQQHRRPQPHLPTMPGTSMSHHQPPNMAMNTELQSLANQHQIHHATQMIREPSQQQPLPQNANMAQELLAQQRQPQHKQHYTAVPEEQVEKVTHAFDNEGRQIPTPEEEIAASNQVANEEKDTDDWIFDPASEAAQEGPPRRPDVEEFPSANSIPAKSPPRPIKRASKDHVRRLSNDQKAQQAAAQSAAKADPQSFKVRFALRGHLDVVRSVIFTGGGSPSEPEICTAGDDGMIKRWMIPASYANQHSMNNDLDIQPFWSHRGHEGAVTSLAACPASAHFATGGRVSGDGWIFSGGQDSTVRVWERGRVDPKAILEGHTDAVWTVCVLPTNSAHVFAGESGKYGGPDRVILASGSADGTIKIWAVSAPPQLVSPQTGSRRGVGGSRRHSVTSGSNHPSSPQPSIATTTPFHYQLIHTIERDTHPSPTCISPLSPTGENFVVSFTDASILVYDTRTGEELIGMASNESYDGTPATGITSVVTSSQYLESSAQEAGRGGPDDEAIHGPTGSNNGGGLEGVIISGHEDHLIRFFDANSGQCTYSMLAHPAAISSLSLSKDGREAVSAGHDASIRFWSLDKRICTQEITAHRIMRGEGVCSVVWSQDGRLVVSAGGDGIVKVFAR, encoded by the exons ATGGCCTGGCAGTCGCCCTCGGCCATGAACGGCGGCGGGCAGAACGGAGGGGGTGATGGCAATGCGCCAGCGGGGACAGAATATACACTACAGG GCGTTATGCGCTTCCTCCAACTTGAATGGCACAACCACGAGCGCGCACGAAATGCATGGGACATTGAGCGGGCAGAGATGAAGGCCAAAATTGCAAAACAGGAGGGCGAGGTGCGAAGCGCGAAGAAGCTAAACGACCAACTGAACAAGCACATTCGCATGTTGGAGCACGCCCTCACCAAcgagagaaagaagaagaccgAGGCAGCGGGAGGGGATGCTCAGGCCATGACCGACGATAAGGCCGATACCAAGGGCAAGAAGAGCAACATGAACTCCACAAAGC CCCAAAACAAGAAGCACAACTCCTTTCTCGATGTCGACTCTGACTTCCTCGACCGATCAGAGGCCGAACGGGACAGTCTACGAGAGAAGTCGAAGCTCTACCTCACCAAATGCGTCGAGGAGATCACATACCTTCTCACACCCCCGCCGCAGGCCCCATCACAACAGCAGAACTTACAGGCGCTTGCAAACGGGACTGGCTTTCTGAACCACGGCGAACCCTCAATGGACGACATCTACCTGCAACAGCATCGAAGGCCACAACCACACCTCCCCACCATGCCAGGCACATCCATGTCCCACCACCAACCCCCAAACATGGCCATGAATACTGAACTGCAGAGCTTGGCCAACCAACATCAGATCCACCATGCGACACAGATGATTCGAGAACCTTCACAGCAACAACCGCTTCCACAAAATGCTAACATGGCGCAAGAGCTCCTCGCACAGCAGCGCCAACCTCAACACAAGCAGCATTATACTGCAGTGCCCGAAGAGCAGGTCGAGAAGGTGACTCATGCCTTCGACAATGAAGGTCGTCAGATACCGACCCCGGAAGAGGAAATTGCAGCCTCCAACCAAGTTGCGAACGAAGAGAAAGACACAGATGATTGGATCTTTGACCCGGCATCCGAGGCAGCCCAGGAAGGCCCACCTCGGCGACCGGACGTCGAAGAATTTCCTTCCGCAAACAGTATACCTGCGAAATCGCCCCCGCGTCCCATCAAGAGGGCAAGCAAGGATCATGTTAGGCGACTGAGTAATGATCAGAAAGCTCAACAGGCCGCAGCCCAATCGGCAGCAAAAGCGGATCCGCAGAGCTTCAAGGTACGCTTCGCCCTCCGTGGTCATCTCGATGTCGTCCGATCCGTCATCTTCACAGGGGGCGGTAGCCCCAGCGAGCCAGAAATTTGCACAGCAGGAGACGATGGCATGATCAAGAGATGGATGATACCTGCAAGTTACGCGAATCAGCACAGCATGAACAATGACTTGGACATCCAGCCGTTTTGGTCACACAGGGGTCACGAAGGCGCCGTTACGTCGTTAGCGGCATGCCCCGCTTCCGCTCATTTTGCAACTGGTGGCAGAGTCTCTGGTGACGGTTGGATATTCTCAGGCGGCCAAGATTCTACAGTCCGTGTTTGGGAACGCGGTCGGGTGGATCCAAAAGCCATCCTGGAAGGCCACACAGACGCCGTTTGGACTGTGTGTGTCCTTCCAACCAACTCTGCCCATGTTTTCGCAGGCGAGTCGGGCAAATACGGTGGTCCGGACCGAGTCATTCTTGCTTCCGGGTCTGCAGACGGCACCATCAAAATCTGGGCAGTCAGCGCACCGCCTCAACTTGTGTCACCCCAAACTGGATCGCGACGTGGTGTTGGCGGCAGTCGGAGACACTCTGTCACTTCTGGATCGAACCACCCGTCCTCGCCGCAGCCTAGCATCGCTACTACCACACCATTCCATTACCAACTCATTCATACTATCGAGCGCGACACCCATCCTTCGCCAACATGCATCAGTCCGCTATCACCCACTGGCGAAAACTTCGTCGTTTCCTTCACCGACGCGTCGATACTAGTGTATGACACACGGACGGGTGAGGAGCTTATCGGCATGGCCAGCAATGAGTCTTACGACGGTACACCAGCCACTGGCATCACTTCGGTCGTGACGAGCTCTCAGTACCTTGAGAGTTCAGCTCAAGAGGCGGGTCGAGGCGGACCTGATGATGAAGCAATACATGGTCCGACCGGATCTAACAATGGTGGCGGCCTTGAGGGTGTCATTATTAGTGGGCACGAAGACCATCTTATCAGGTTCTTCGATGCCAACTCTG GTCAATGCACATACAGCATGCTCGCCCACCCCGCCGCCATATCTTCACTATCTCTGAGCAAGGACGGCCGCGAGGCTGTTTCTGCTGGCCACGATGCCTCAATTCGCTTCTGGTCACTTGACAAACGTATCTGCACGCAAGAAATCACTGCGCATCGCATCATGCGCGGCGAAGGAGTATGCAGTGTTGTCTGGAGCCAAGACGGTCGTCTTGTCGTCTCAGCGGGCGGCGACGGCATAGTTAAGGTCTTTGCAAGATAG
- a CDS encoding VRG4, Nucleotide-sugar transporter, whose amino-acid sequence MADDKKRDDYRVDMPSGKEFSAPTPLLRASSSRVAPSVTENPVAAILAYCGSSILMTVTNKYVLSGVDFNLNFFLLCVQSVVCVAAISICKAAGIITYRDFNSDEAKKWFPISLLLIGMIYTSTWALKFLSIPVYTIFKNLTIILIAYGEVLWFGGAVTPMALFSFGLMVLSSVIAAWADIQHALSSMSQATSATTDAMSTLHAGYLWMMFNCLCTATYVLGMRKRIKLTNFKDFDTMYYNNLLTIPILLIASILVEDWSSANIQKNFPTEQRNTVIVVMIVSGLSTVFISYTSAWAVRVTSSTTYSMVGALNKLPIALSGLVFFDAPVTFGSVSAIFVGFVSGLVYALAKVRQNSKPKTVLPTTNIPLSASSRSMQDSLKS is encoded by the exons ATGGCCGACGACAAGAAGAGAGATGATTACAGAGTCGATATGCCTTCGGGCAAGGAGTTCAGCGCGCCGACACCTCTTCTGCGCGCAAGCAGTTCGCGCGTAGCCCCATCAGTTACCGAGAACCCCGTTGCTGCAATTCTGGCATACTGTGGTTCGTCCATCTTGATGACGGTCACCAACAAATACGTCCTCTCCGGTGTCGATTTCAACCTTAACTTCTTTCTACTCTGCGTACAG TCTGTCGTCTGTGTTGCGGCAATTTCGATATGCAAAGCCGCCGGTATCATTACATACCGGGACTTTAACAGCGATGAAGCAAAGAAGT GGTTCCCCATCTCTCTTCTCCTCATCGGCATGATCTACACGAGCACATGGGCCCTCAAGTTTCTTTCGATCCCCGTATACACCATCTTCAAGAACCTCACCATTATTCTGATCGCATACGGAGAGGTGCTTTGGTTTGGAGGCGCTGTGACGCCAATGGCCCTTTTCTCCTTTGGGCTCATGGTGCTGAGTTCGGTTATTGCGGCCTGGGCAGATATTCAGCATGCTTTGTCCAGCATGAGCCAGGCTACTTCGGCTACAACCGACGCCATGTCGACCTTGCACGCTGGCTATCTCTGGATGATGTTCAACTGCTTGTGCACGGCCACTTACGTTTTGGGCATGCGCAAGCGCATCaagcttaccaacttcaagGACTTTGACA CCATGTACTACAACAACCTGCTCACCATCCCGATCCTGCTCATCGCCTCAATCCTCGTCGAAGACTGGTCGTCAGCCAATATCCAGAAGAACTTCCCAACTGAGCAGCGCAACACCGTTATCGTTGTCATGATCGTCTCGGGTCTTTCGACTGTCTTCATCTCCTACACCTCCGCCTGGGCCGTCCGAGTTACCTCCTCTACTACATACTCCATGGTCGGCGCTCTGAACAAGCTCCCCATTGCGCTTAGCGGtctcgtcttcttcgatgCGCCCGTTACATTCGGTAGTGTCTCTGCCATTTTCGTTGGTTTCGTCAGTGGTCTCGTCTACGCTCTGGCCAAGGTCCGCCAGAACAGCAAGCCCAAGACTGTCCTCCCCACCACCAACATCCCGCTCAGCGCCAGCAGCAGGAGCATGCAGGACAGCCTGAAGTCATAG
- a CDS encoding 60S ribosomal protein eL33, whose amino-acid sequence MSDNKSHRLYVKGKHISYQRGKRNTNPGTSLLKLEGVDNVQDANWYLGKRVAYVYRAQKAIQGSKIRVIWGKITRPHGNSGVVRAKFKNNLPPKSFGASVRVMLYPSSI is encoded by the exons ATGTCCGACAACAAGAGCCACCGCCTTTACGTCAAGGGCAAGCACATCAGCTACCAGCGCGGAAAG CGCAACACCAACCCTGGCACATCGCTGCTGAAGCTCGAGGGTGTTGACAACGTCCAGGACGCCAACTGGT ATCTCGGCAAGAGGGTCGCGTACGTTTACCGCGCACAAAAAGCGATCCAAGGCTCAAAGATTCGC GTCATCTGGGGAAAGATCACCCGCCCCCACGGAAACTCCGGTGTCGTACGCGCCAAGTTCAAGAACAACCTTCCTCCCAAGTCCTTCGGTGCCTCCGTCCGCGTCATGCTGTACCCTTCTTCGATATAA
- a CDS encoding Tymo-45kd-70kd multi-domain protein — protein sequence MFNTPFPHDPFRRLPISTPFSYANYFMPQPHLPSPPPHRRSHRYRPHRPSFYTDADSHPSDQDDTQEGPYYMDHTMPSDSPFPDRPTHRRRRQWTPDTTATPTPPDLDMDSEFRRTSIRLPRKAAEKLERDTILILPSTLTRLRVYIRSPYSGGGSGTTDALHVVVAGDMRFRDVLRQLIGTRARGQAETRAF from the exons ATGTTCAATACCCCATTCCCCCACGACCCCTTCCGCCGTCTCCCCATCTCCACCCCCTTCTCCTACGCAAACTACTTCATGCCCCAACCCCATCTGCCTTCTCCGCCTCCCCACCGGCGCAGCCACCGCTACCGTCCTCATCGCCCCTCCTTCTACACAGACGCAGACTCCCACCCCTCAGACCAAGACGACACGCAAGAGGGCCCATACTACATGGATCACACCATGCCCTCCGATAGCCCCTTCCCAGACCGCCCTACGCATAGACGCCGCCGCCAATGGACCCCAGACACTACAGCCACGCCTACGCCCCCAGATCTTGATATGGACTCCGAGTTCCGCCGTACGAGTATCAGACTGCCTCGCAAAGCTGCGGAGAAACTAGAGAGAGACACAATCCTCATCTTGCCGTCTACACTAACTCGTTTACGCGTGTACATCCGCTCTCCATACAGCGGTGGTGGCAGCGGTACGACAGACGCGCTACATGTAGTTGTTGCAGGCGATATGCGGTTTCGCGATGTATTGAGGCAGCTTATTGGGACAAGGGCGCGGGGACAAGCGGAAACGCGTGCGTTC TGA
- a CDS encoding HTA1, Histone H2A: protein MAGGGKGKTGGKTGGKGDSNVKTPKSHSAKAGLQFPCGRIKRHLRNLTRQKTRIGAKASIYLTAVLEYLTAEVLELAGNAAKDLKVKRITPRHLQLAIRGDEELDTLIRATIAFGGVLPHINRALLLKVEQKKKGGAAKVEA, encoded by the exons ATGGCTGGCGGTGGTAAAG GAAAGACCGGAGGCAAGACAGGAGGAAAGGGCGACTCAAATGTCAAGACACCCAAGTCGCACTCCGCCAAAGCCGGCCTTCAA TTCCCCTGCGGTCGCATAAAGCGTCATCTCCGAAACCTCACGCGACAAAAGACGCGCATCGGTGCCAAAGCCAGCATCTATCTAACAGCCGTTCTCGAATACCTGACTGCTGAAGTACTGGAGCTTGCAGGCAATGCTGCCAAGGATCTCAAGGTGAAGCGTATCACGCCACGTCATCTACAACTCGCCATCCGCGGCGACGAAGAACTCGATACGCTTATCCGTGCTACGATTGCTTTCGGAGGTGTTCTGCCACATATCAACCGTGCGCTATTGCTCAAGGTagagcagaagaagaaggggGGTGCTGCCAAGGTCGAAGCATAG